TCCCGGCCATGTAGATGGATTGGGCCACCTGCCTCAACCTCTTGGACTCGCACACCAGGTCCCACTGCCACCGGGAGAGGACACGGGGGTCGacacccggacgcctgggtcccccccaccgCCGGGGGGGCCGTGGGGCACCCCTCACCTCGGTGACGATGGTGTGAGCGAAGACACCGTCGCGGTAGGTCCAGCCATCACGGCAAGGCTCGGTGGCCGCCCCGTTGGCCGTGCCGTTGACCGTGCCGTTGACCTCCAAGAGGTGCCATTGGGGTTCCACGTAGCGGCGGCAACGCTGGGGCCGGTGGTGGCCGTCGGAGGGGATGGAGACGAGGAGCGGGACGTCCCCGGTGCTGTTATTGGCCACGGGCCGAGGCCGGCAGTGGTGCTCGGGAACGCCGGCGGTGAAGTTCTGCAGCAGGTTGTGGCTGGCCAGCATGAGCAGCGGAACGGCCAAGGCGGCCACGTAGGTCACCTGGAAGCGGCCCATCCCGCCCAGGCGGGCCAGCAGCTCCACGAAGGTCATGGTGGGAtgagggatggagctggggggggcccAGGTCAGCTGGAGGgtggaaggaggagaagaggtTGAAGGATGGGCCAAGGGGTAGGCTAGGAATGGCCAAGGAACGGGCTAGGAATGGCCAAGGAACGGGCTAGGAATGGCCAAGGAACGGCCGAGGGGTGGTTTGGAGGAAGGGGCGAGGGTTGGATCCAAGGATGGGCCAAGGAATGGTCAAGGAACGGGCTGGGAATGGCCAAGGGGTGGTTTGGAGGAAGGGGCGAAGGCTGGATCCAAGGATGGCCAAGGGATGGGCTAGGAATGGCCAAGGAACGGCCGAGGGGTGGTTTGGAGGAAGGGGCGAGGGTTGGATCCAAGGATGGGCCAAGGAACGGGCTAGGAATGGCCAAGGAATGGCCAAGGGGTGGTTTGGAGGAAGGGGCGAAGGCTGGATCCAAGGATGGCCAAGGGATGGGCTAGGAATGGCCAAGGAACGGGCTAGGAATGGCCAAGGAACGGCCGAGGGGTGGTTTGGAGGAAGGGGCGAGGGTTGGATCCAAGGATGGCCAAGGGATGGGCTAGGAATGGTCAAGGAACGGGCTGGGAATGGCCAAGGGGTGGTTTGGAGGAAGGGGCGAGGGCTGGATCCAAGGATGGCCAAGGGATGGGCTAGGAATGGTCAAGGAACGGGCTAGGAATGGCCAAGGAGTGGTTTGGATGGTCAGTGAACAGAAAGATCCAAGGATGGGCCAAGGGCTGGGCGAGGAAGGGCCGAGGGGTGGTTTGGAGGAAGGGATGAGGGATGGATCCAAGGAAGGGATGAGGGACGGATCCAAGGATGGGCCAAGGGATGGAGGAGGGACACAGAGGAAGGACCAAGGAGCAGCAAAGGGGTGGGTGGGAGGACGGTGGAGGGACGGGATCAGGATTGGCCGAGGGGCGGGACCAGGAATGGCCGAGGGGTGACCAAGGGGTGGCCGGGCCAAGCCgaggagaggcagaggaagagccGAGGATGAGGGACGGACCAACGGACAGAGCGAGGGCGGGACAGAGGGACGGGCAGCGGGACGGACCCAGGGATCAAGGGGGAGATCAAGGGAGGGACAGATGGAGGAGGGAATCAAGGACCCTCTATTGATCACCTGTTGATCGGTCTATCAATCAGTCTATTTATTGGTCTATCAATAAATCTACCTATAGGTCTATCGATCTATTGATTGATCCATCTATCGATCTATCAGTCTCTCTATAGGTCTGTCGGTCTGTCAATCAGTCTATCAACGTACCAATCTATCAGTCTTTCTGTTGAGCTGTTGGTTGCTCTATTGATCTATCGGTGCCTCTATCAATCAATCAACCAATCTATCAGTCTATTGATCTGCCCATCACTCTAACAATCTATCCGTGTCACTATCAATCTATCGGTCTCTATCGATCTGTCGGGGTGTCTATTGATCTATCAGTCTCTCTGTCAGTCTGTCAGTCTCTCTGTCTATCAATCTATTGATCTATCAATCTATCGATCTATTAATCTATCGATCTAATTGATCAATCTACCTATCATTCTACCAGTCTCAGTCTCTATTGACCCATCAATCACTGATCATTTATTTCGAGCTATCAGCTCTGCCCCTCgttgctctccctcctccctcccccttatTATtgatcaatcaatcaatcaatcagtcAATCCTCTCTCCCTTCTGTCCTACCAATCTCTATAGGTTCATCCCGCCAATGATCCCTTGCGATCAATCGATCCCTACCTGCTGTTtggctcctcttcctctctctgccacTCTCTCGGTTTCAGGCTCGGTCTCTCTGGCCACCCGCTGTCCCTCCGTCCGTCCCTCTGTCCATCCGTCCCTCCCTCTGCCACTCCCCCCTCTCTCTCTGGCCCTCCTTCACCCCTCggtcaatcaatcaatcaatcgaTTGATGGATTTCTCTATTGTCCGTGCCAACCATCATCCGGCTGGTGGGTCTGTTCGCCTGTCCCTCTGCCCATCTATTGACTCCTCACCCTATCAATAAATTGATTTAGCTGCTGATTTGCATAGGTCTAGTGATCAACTTATTGATCTGCCCCCTTTATGGATCGATCTATTGGTCTCCCTGTCGATCAATCCGGTGAGCTCTTTCTCTATTGATAAATTATTGATCTTTAGATCTCTGTTATCTATAATGTGTTGATCATCAATTAGTCCATAATGTCTCactttatttattaatttattggtCTATATATTTCTGTTGATCAATCTATTGATCTGCAGCAACTCTATTGATCCATCTGATGGTCTGTGTATCTCTATTACCAATAAATTGATCTATAATCTGTTCATTGATCAATCTATTGGTCTATATTTTTCTATTGATCAATCTATTGAACCATGATCCACCGATCAGTCTAATGATCTCCGCCTCTATTGATCAATATTTTTGTCTATTGATCCATTTATTGATTTATAATCTTTCTGCTGATCAGTGTATCAATCTTAATGTCTCTATTGACCAGTCTACTGGCCTATAATCTTTCTATTGATTGGTTTATTGACCTTTAATCTCTCTATTGATTGGTCTATTGGTCTGTCGCTATTAATCAACCTATTGACCTATAATCTGTTGCTCAATATAGTGATCTTAATCTATCTATTGACTGGTCTGTCGGTCTCTGTTGATCAATCTGTTGAGCTTTAATGTCTCTATTGATCAATCTATTGACATATAACCTTTCTGTTGATCAACGTATCAATCTTAATCTCTCTGTTGATCAGTCTCTTGACCTATAATCTTTCCATTGATCAGTCTTTCTCTCTATTGATCAATCTATTGATCTTTAATCTCAATCTGTTGGCATATAGTCTTTCTATTAATCGGTCTTTCTCTCTATTGGTCAACCTAGTGAGCTTTAAGCTCTCTCTTGACCAATCCATTGGCCTCTCTCTCCCCTGATCAACACATTGATCTCTCTATTGATCCACTCACCTGTCCGTCGCTCCAGCTATTGCCCGACCTCTCCCAGCACCAAATCCCGCTCCCTggagctgcctgccagcagctACCACCCCTTGGCCCTGTGGCTGCCCATGGCCAgagccctgtccctgtccctgctcctaTTTAAAGCCACCCTTGGTCCCGGTTAACGTTTGACTCCAGTGGGACCGGATCCCGCTATGGGTCGGTGGAGATGATGGTCAGGCGGAAATGCCGGTGCTGGACACACCGGTCCCCAAGGAGGGATGCCCAACGGCTCCCTGGGGCCATCCCAtcctctccatcctcttcctcGCCCAGCAAGCCTCTGACCCCAGGTGGATGCGGACTCCCCCAGCCCCCTCTGGCTTGTTTTCACCATCCATGGTGGATAATTCAGGAGGCAAAGTCCCCGGGGGCCCTGAACCGGATCCCTGGGAGCCCCTTGGACCCCGGGCAGGAGGGCAGCGGGAGGCAGCGGAGCATAGGCGGGACAGGGCAGCGACCAGGGGACTTGGGGGTGGCTTGGGGGGGCAGGACACCTGGGGCCTTGCTGGCCGGGTGATCGGAGAAGAGGGTGCGGTGCGTGTTGGGTGACCGGACGCTTGGGTCCTCGGGACGTCTGGATCCTTGGGACGTCTGGGCACCTGGATCTCTGGGTCCTTGGGATGTCTAGGTGCCGGGACATCTGGGTCCTTGGGATCCCTGGGCACCCGGACACCCCAGGTCCTTGGGATCCTGGGTCCTCAGGACGCCTGGGTCCTCCCTGTGCTCTTGAGCGTGACTCTCCCTCCCTCGCAGCTCCAGAgcgggcagaggggaggaggggatggtggtggggggggaCGCAATGCCGAGGCCGCAGCACCCCGCTGAGTCCCATATTTGCCTTCGGGGCGGGACGGCCAGGCTGCGCGGGACCCCCCGCGGCCGTGGGAAAACAACCCCCACCACCAGCCCCGTGCCCTCCCACCGGCCGCATTTCACAcgatttttgcttttattgtttttattccAGCACAGAAAAACCATCCTGCAACGCGGCGGTTGGAGGGGACACACCATCCCCCAACCCTGCACGGAGAGgaggacgcctgggtccccttcTTGGCCATGCAAGAAGGCGGCCATGGTCATTGCTGTCCCTTTGCTCTTCTTGGGAGGGGGTGCGCCCCCTCCCATCTGCTGTGGTTTGGGGGTCCCCCGGGGTGGTTGGCACTAGCAGGGCCCCgtggtgctgctgggctgggtgggcTGAAGTGGGACCTGGAGATGTTGGGCTTCGTCCTTCTGGGGCTTGGTcctggagggagagggaggatgggggtgggttttttgggggggggcaggtgcaTTTTCATGTTACTGTTCCCCCTCGACCCATCCAGCCATCGCCCATCCATCCATCTTCATGAACATCCGTCCTTTCATCCAGCTGTGGTCGTACTCTTCTTCCTATCCATCCACCCACCGATCTCTGTCCAATCCCAGCCGCTCCTGTCCatccgtccgtccatccatcaCCACACTCAACCaaccctccatccctccatcccatccATCCCCACATAGAACCAATCCTCCAGCTGTCCATCCCGATGTCCACCCAATCCTtctctcccaccacccctccccgTCTCCACGCATCCGTCTGTCCCTCCCCACCGGTCAGCCGTCCCTCCAATCCCACctgccctccacctcctccacggTCTCAGGCAGAGCCCTGTCCCGTGTCTCCGGCAGGAAGATGGCCACCAGCCCCGACACCACGGGGGCTGCCCCGTAGATGATGAAGGGCAACGTGGGGAAGACCTCACCCGCCATCTTCACCAAGGGGGCCGTGATGCTGCCCAGACGGGCCATGGTGTTGGCCAACCCCATGCCCGTCTGCCTGTGGGACACCGAGAGGCTCTGAGGGACCGGCCTGCGTGGTCACGGCCACCCCGGCACGTCCCCCAACCCGCACCCCACTCCTTACCGAATAACGGTGGGGTAGAGCTCACCCGTGTAGAGGAAGACGCAGTTGAAGGACGCGGCTAAGCAACCCTTCCCGAAGACGGCCAGGGCAGTCCGAAGTGTCCGCAGGTCTGTGGGGATGAGGACGGGACATCTGCGACTCGCTTTGGTGTCACGAGTTGGGGGTGGCGGTGGGTGATGGAGAGAGGAGACCCCAACCACCAGAATTTCAGGCAAATCGCCTGTAAAAAGCTAAAACCACTCAGCCCGTGGGTTGCATTAACGAGTTGAGCTTGTTTTGGCCCTCCCAGATGGTGCTTTATGGGCTGGAGATGAAGGGGACACCGCTGCCACCACCCCTCACCTCGTGGCACCAAGACGTTGGCCAAGATGGCCAAGCCAGCCAGGATGAGGGCCAAGGACTGGGTGAAGCGTCGCCCCACAAAGGTGATGGTGAGGATGGAGACCAGCTTGGCTGGGATGTCCACGGCCCCAAAGACGAGCTGGATCACGTAGATGTTGAAGTCAAAATTTTGCAGGTCCATGGCCAGCCCATAGTAGGCAAAGCTGGTGGAGAACCTGGGCCAAGAAGAGGTCGGGGGGGGGGCAAATGTCACGTGTGGAGTGGGATGTGGGGGTCACACACCATCCCTTGGCTGGGGGGATCCAGCCGGGAGATCTGTGTCCCTTTCTGGAGCACGTGTGGGCCAAGAGACTTCTGTTGACTGAGTCCTGCACCATGACTCAGTTTCCCTTTCCAGTAAGGACCCAGCTAAGGTGGGTGTTTGGAGGGGGAAGGATGGACAACCACCCACTGATGTCCTCCGCTGCCGGGCGTACCACACGAAGCAGAGGCAACAAGAGATGCGGCGCACGACGGGCGTCCGGACCAGGTCAACCACCGTGTGGTGACTCCTTGATGAAGCCATTTCCTTCTGCATGTAGGACCTCAGGACCTagagggagaggggggggggctctggggtgggGACGGGGCCCTGTGGTCCCTCTTTTCCCTGGGGGGGGAGTGGTgggaggagcagagaggggaACCAGGATGGAGCAGGAGAAGGGGGGGAATTAAGCTCTGGGCAGGATGGGTGAAGAgtgggtgggaggagggatggaggaacaGATGGATGGTCAGATGGATGGGGATGGGGGATGGAGATGGCGGATAGGTGGTTGGCTgcggatgggatgggatggatggaGATGGCGATGGCTGGAGAGACAGGTGGATGGTTGTATAAGGGGACGGATGCGGATGGGGAGTTGTCCATGGGGACGGATGGTTGGTTAAGGGGCTGGACAGATGGGTGTAGGGGAGCCCCACTGTCGGCCCTCTACATGAGGGCCAGGAGAGTGGGgccgcttccccccacccactaTAAAACACCCCCAAGGTGCCCCAGCCAGAGCCTTTTACTTCTATGTCGAGcttctccccttcctctttcttcccatttATCCTGGCCACTTTCTGGAGCTCCTTCAGGGCCTGGTGGGACTTCCCCACCATGACCAGCCAGCGAGCTGACTCTGTTAACCACCTGCAGGGGAAATGGGGACAGGATCCCAAAGATCGTCCCACCATCCGTCTGACCCTGCCACCAGCGATCTACACCTCTGTCCCTCCAGCCAGCTCTCCGTGCTTCGATCCGTCCATCCAACCCTCCACCCATCCTTGCACCTTCTCTTCATCTGTCCATCCATCTTTGCACCCATCTCCCCTTCCACCCACCCATGCAACCTTCCATcattccatccatccatccctccatctgtccatccatcatCCCATCCACCCCCCCGTCCATCCATCTGACCCTCTCTTCATCCTTGCACCTTCTCTTCATCTGTTCATCCATCTTTGCACCCATCTCCTgttccacccacccatccatgtgaccttccatccatccctccatcatCCCATCCACCCCCCCAACCATCCTTGCACCTTCTCTTCATCTGTCCATCCGTCTTTGCACCCATCTCCCCTTCCACCcaccctccatccctccatcatCCCATCCACCCCCCCAACCATCCAACCCTCTGTCCATCCAACCCTCCGTCCATCCAACCCTCCGTCCATCCATCCAACTGTCTCTTCATCTTTGCACCTTCTCTTCATCCGTCCATCCATCTTTGCACCCATCTCCCGTTCCACCCACCCATCCCTGCGAccttccatccatccctccatccatccctccatctgtccatccatccatccatcatccCATCCACCCCCCCAACCATCCAACCCTCTGTCCATCCAACCCTCCGTCCATCCATCCAACTGTCTCTTCATCTTTGCACCTTCTCTTCATCCGTCCATCCATCTTTGCACCCATCTCCCCTTCCACCCTCCATCATTCCATCCACCCCTCCACCCACGCCTccactcctccccctcctcctcaccATGAGTAgaggaagaagcacaagaagGGCAGCGACACGGTGAACTGCAGCCAGCGCCAATCAGGGATGGCGTAGGCGACCCCAGCCAGCAGGAACTGCCCGATGGTGTACCAGTAACCCATGAAGGTCCCCACGAGTGCCCGGGTGCGAGTGGGCATCCACTCCAAAGCTGCCGAGACACACGGAGACATGGAGCGGACCGGGAGGGTGCCCGGGGCTGGTACCGTGGGGTTGGTGGTGGCCACGTACAGAGGGAGACGCTGTTGAGGAGGATGCCGGAGAAGGCCATGCCCGTGAGGAAGCGGAAGAGGCAATAAACGGTGAAAGTGGGGGCGAAGGAGGAGCATATCCCCATGGTGCCCATCTGAAGGTAGCACCAGGTGAGCAGTGACCGGCGGCCGAACCTGggcggtgaggaggaggaagaggaggtgaggaggaggaagaggaggtgagaCAGTCTCCATGACgctgcccccacctccccacGGGTATGGGGTGTCCGCCCCCCCGCCCTCACCTGTCCGAGAGACCCCCAAAGATGATGCCGCCCACCAAGATGCCGGTCATGTAGAGCGACTGGGCCAACTGCTTCAGACTCCGGGAGCTGCACACCAGGTCCCACTGCCAAGGGGCAAAGGCATGGGGTGGGACAGAGACTGGGGGGAGACCCCTCTtggccttcctcctccccccccccaaaagctggCTGTGGTGGCTGGTAGGGTTGATCCAACACAACAGCCAACGGATGGCCAATGGAAACACCGAGACGGTGCCATGAAACACTCGGCCGCCCTTCCCAGCATCCCCACGGTTGGAAGCTCCTTCCAGGGGTCATCTGGCCCCTTTTTGACCCCCTTGTTGATGGCCACCAACCCCCTCATCCCCCCCTTTCTTGTCCTGAGCTCTCAGGGCGTTGAGTGCCTCCACCAAGGGTTGAGTGGGGAAGATGCTCCAGCTGGAAGAAGCCAATGTCGTGGTGACAGCGGACCCTTCGCCGGTGCCTCAAGGTGGGAACCGCACACAGGATTGGGTGAAAcctgccaccagccccacgtCCCACCCCACTGCCGCTGCCATCCTACCTCAGTGATGATGGTGCTGGTGAAGACGCTGCGGTCGTAGGTCCAACCATCGCGGCAGGGCTCTGTCTCCAGCCAGCTGGtgttggcagccgagccgttggcCTCCAAAAGCCACCACTGTGGCGTCACGAAGCGCCGGCACCGCTCACCTTGGGGAACCGAGACCTTCAGCAGGTCCCAGGGGTCGAGGCTGGTGGCGTTGGCCTCCCAGCGAAGCCGGCAGCGATGGTCGCTGGTGGCGGCCGTGAAGTTCTGCAGAAGGTTGTGACTGGCCATCATGAGGatgggcagggccaggaggagcACCGAGGCCACCTGGAAACGTCCCATGCCCCCCACGTGCTCCAGGAGGCTGGCGAAAGCCATGCTGCCGCCGTGAGACCCCGGGAACACCCCACAGCCATGCACGCCTGCCCCCGCACTCGCAGAGCCCCAAAAGGGAGGGATTTCACCCCCAAAATGCTTCTCTCGCTCCCATGGTATCCTCACGCCACGAGCATCGGGGTGATCTCCTATATAACCCGGCCAACGGGTGGTTTGGGTTAATGTTTGACatctggggtgggttttttgtgggttttttcccagcAGGAGAAGGCAAAAGTGCAGGCAAGGGCAGTGCAAAGGTGTCCGGGGGGGCCACCGAGCACCGGCAAAGGGTGGCCAGAGCCAAATCCACGGGCAACGCTTCCCTCCCCTCACTGCTGcagcaaaaaagcccccaaacggGGCGAAACTGGAGCAATCTggggcaggaagaaaataaagaattatcgtttattttattattttccagcgttgcttttcttttttggggggaaaaggcAGCTTTTGGAGAGGGGCCATCTGGGGCCAACCTCCTTCACCCAGCTCCTGGGGGTACCCTCAGGTGGGTATCCTGAgaatgtggggggggggggtctcctgACTTGGGCCAATGTATGGCCTTCGCCAGCCCCTTTGGGTTAAATTTTAGTGATTTTTGTGGTCAAAAGGGGACCGAAAGATGCTGACGGAGGTGGCCCTGCTTGGGTCAGCGCATTCTCCGCCTGGGGAAGCCGGGGGTTAATTTTTGATGGGATCAGATCAATGATGGGGCCAAGGGACACGTTGGCAGTGGGAGCAAGGGCCGGGGTGTCCGGGAAGGGGTCGGAATCAGGGAAGAGGCATCATGGCGGCAGCACCATGGGTtgctgggagggggctggggtgggatTTGGGAGCTCCTCaccctttctcccccttctctggGATTTGGGGGACCTCTCTACCGGGACAAGaattgggtgggtttggggttatTGGGTGTCATCTCATTGAAGGTGGCCTCCGACGTGGTGTTCTCGGGTGCCATCTTATTGGAGGTCACCTCGGGGACACGGTTCTTAGACGTCGTCCTATCGGAGGTGACCTTGGACACGGTTATTGGGTGTCATCTTATTGGAGGGTGACCTTGGGTGGACTCAGATAACACCCTGAGACGTTGTCCCCACCAGAGCTGCTTTATTCCTCCAAGGACGTCCCCTGCCCCACACAGGGAGGTCACCAGCCGTGGGGCAGGAACCGAATTTGTACCCGTTCCCAAAACAAGGCTGTGGGGAAGGATGGTTGCTGGTGGCCGGGGATAGGGTGctgtccccccacacccccctgtGGTCCTTCAGGCCTCCTTCTGTGGAGCCTTgtcctggggctggagggggatcTTCTCTTTGGGGTCATCCGTCTTCTTCCGCTTGGCCCTagagggaggaagatgaggaggaggagggtccaTAGGGCATGGCAGGATGGGTCAGCCAccggcagggtgggaagcagccCGGCAATGTGTCCATCCGCCCAGCCGTTCAGCCGCTCATATCACCCATTCTTCTGCCAACACACCCATCCACTTGTGCCTCTACACAGCCATCTGTCCCGCCATCCAAAACCCCTTCATCTTTCAGTCCATCCACCATCAAACCATCCATCACCCAACAATCcaccacccatccatccatcatcCCACCCTCTATCACCCAACCATCATCCAACCATCCATCATCCATCCAACCACCCAAAACCCCACCCCGCTTTGCCCGCTTTTTGTCCCTCCATCCATCAGCATATCCGTCCAGTTGTTCATCTCTCCAGCCGATCACAAAATCCCGTCATTCATCTACCGCTCCATGCACCCATCCGTGTCTCCAACCATCcgtcccttcctcccacctgCTCTCCACCTCCTCGATGGTGTCGGGCAGCGGCGTGTTGAGGGTCTCTGGGAGGAACCCGGCCGCCACGGCTGCCACCACCGGGGCCACCCCATAGACCGCAGGGGGCAAGAAGGGGTAGTACTCATCCATCATCTTCACCAGCGGTGCCACGATGCCACCCACTCGGGCCATGGTGCTGCCAAAGCCCAGCCCGGTCTGCCTGCCGGCGCCACGGGGGGGTCAACACGGGGCAGAGACCACCCCGGGGGTGTCACGGGTGGGTGACGGGGGACCTGCCCCACTGCGGGGTCATGGGGACGGGGTTTTACCTGATGGGAGTGGGGTAGAGCTCGGTGGTGTAGAGGAAGACGCAGTTGAAGGAGGCGGAGAGGCAACCCTTGCCGATGACGGCCAGCGCCGTGCGCACCGTCTGCAGCTCTGGGGCAGAGAGAGGGACGGGCTGGGCTCCGCGTTCGGGCGGGAGCCACCTCAGGGATGGGGTGATGGTGGGACGGAGAAAGAAGGGAGGACGTAGGGACGGATGGTTGGATAGCTAGGTAAGTAATTGGATGGAGACGTGGACGGACGGACGGATGGATGGAGAGGTAGGTGGGTGCTTAATTCCATggctggagaaggggagggaTGGGTGAAGAGCAAAGTAGAGCTGCGTGATGGACTGGTGGGGACGTCGGTGGCTGGACAGAGCAGAGCGGAAGATCCCCATCACCCCATCACACCCACCTGTGGAGACAAAGATGTTGGCAATGATGACCAGCCCCGCCAAGAAGAGGGCCACCATGAGTGACACCCGCCGGCCAATGTAGCTCAGGGAGACAGTCACCACCACTTTGGCCGGGAAGTCAACGGCGCCGAAAATCACCTGGATGAGGTAAATGCTGACACCAAAGTTTTGCAGATCCATGGCCAGCCCGTAGTAGGAGAAACTGATGGAGAACCTGGAGCGGGGCAGAGAGAGGGAGCGGCCTTGAGGTGGGGTGACCTCCCTCGGGACGTCACCATCGCGTGGGACAGGGCAGGGATCTCAGGTGGTGGCGAAGATGGCTGTGCTACAGTGGGATGGCTGGATTCACTGATTGTCCAGCTGTCCACCTTTCCAATCAGCCATCCGTACATCTGACCAACTCTCCAACCATCTGTCCGTCTACCCTTCCATCCAACCATCCATCCTTCCGACCAACCAACCATCCACCCACCCTTCCAACCGTCCCTCCAACCAGCCATCCCGCCAGCTCTCCACCCACCTCTCCATTCCTCCACTCCctcaccccttcctcctcctcatcatccCCACCAGACTTCCCCATCCCGGCCCAGCCCCACCAGACGATGGAGAGGCAGAAGAAGATGTGGCGGATGACCGGGGTCCGGACCAGGTCAGAGATGGTGTAGGAGGACTTCAGACCAGCCAACTCCTCCTTCATGTTGGACTTCAGGATCTGGGAGAGCGGGAGGGAAACGGGAGAGGTTggtgggggacgggggggggggaaccaagaCCACCCCCACCACGGGGCCACCATACCTCGACCGTGatcttctccccttcctcctttctcttgttAATCCTGGCCACTCGCTGCAGGACCTTCACAGCCCTCTCGGCCTTCCCCGAGAGCACTAGCCAACGGGCAGACTCAGCCAACCACCTACAGCCGAcaagggggaaactgaggcacgaagaGAGCCCCGCGTGTCCCCATGGCCTTCCCCAAGGGACCCAAGCATCCTACCAGGAgtagaggaggaagatgaagaaggGCAGGGAGACGGCGAGCTGGAGCCAGCGCCAGTGGGGGACAGCGTAGGCCACGCCAGCCAGCAGAATCTGGCCCAAGGTGTAGGCGAAGCCGGTGATGGCCACGGTGATGGCGCGGTAGGGCGTGGGGATCCACTCCACCACTGCAAGGGACCACGGGGACACGTCTGACTCGGTGTCCCCCTCTCTTGTGACCCTCCGTGTGAATGTGGCCTCCCCATCATGTCCAGATGCAGCCGCACCACATGGCCCCATCCATGGCCATGGTGATGGCCCCATCAGTGACCACTGGGATGTCCCCATCAGCAGCCACAGGGACGTCTCCATCTGTAGAGAGCGGGATGTCCCCAACC
This sequence is a window from Harpia harpyja isolate bHarHar1 chromosome 27, bHarHar1 primary haplotype, whole genome shotgun sequence. Protein-coding genes within it:
- the LOC128135998 gene encoding solute carrier family 22 member 6-A-like, coding for MAGVLVGALVLGGLSDRFGRKAMLMWSYLQLGVMGTCTAFAPNYASYCVFRFAGGMALSGFGLSIACLVVEWIPTPYRAITVAITGFAYTLGQILLAGVAYAVPHWRWLQLAVSLPFFIFLLYSWWLAESARWLVLSGKAERAVKVLQRVARINKRKEEGEKITVEILKSNMKEELAGLKSSYTISDLVRTPVIRHIFFCLSIVWFSISFSYYGLAMDLQNFGVSIYLIQVIFGAVDFPAKVVVTVSLSYIGRRVSLMVALFLAGLVIIANIFVSTELQTVRTALAVIGKGCLSASFNCVFLYTTELYPTPIRQTGLGFGSTMARVGGIVAPLVKMMDEYYPFLPPAVYGVAPVVAAVAAGFLPETLNTPLPDTIEEVESRAKRKKTDDPKEKIPLQPQDKAPQKEA
- the SLC22A6 gene encoding solute carrier family 22 member 6 gives rise to the protein MAFASLLEHVGGMGRFQVASVLLLALPILMMASHNLLQNFTAATSDHRCRLRWEANATSLDPWDLLKVSVPQGERCRRFVTPQWWLLEANGSAANTSWLETEPCRDGWTYDRSVFTSTIITEWDLVCSSRSLKQLAQSLYMTGILVGGIIFGGLSDRFGRRSLLTWCYLQMGTMGICSSFAPTFTVYCLFRFLTGMAFSGILLNSVSLSLEWMPTRTRALVGTFMGYWYTIGQFLLAGVAYAIPDWRWLQFTVSLPFLCFFLYSWWLTESARWLVMVGKSHQALKELQKVARINGKKEEGEKLDIEVLRSYMQKEMASSRSHHTVVDLVRTPVVRRISCCLCFVWFSTSFAYYGLAMDLQNFDFNIYVIQLVFGAVDIPAKLVSILTITFVGRRFTQSLALILAGLAILANVLVPRDLRTLRTALAVFGKGCLAASFNCVFLYTGELYPTVIRQTGMGLANTMARLGSITAPLVKMAGEVFPTLPFIIYGAAPVVSGLVAIFLPETRDRALPETVEEVEGRTKPQKDEAQHLQVPLQPTQPSSTTGPC